DNA from Arthrobacter sp. StoSoilB19:
GGCGATTGGCGGCAGCCTGTCCATCCTCGCCGTCGGCCTGGTCACCTGGATGGTCTTCTGGATGGCCCGCACCGCGCGGACACTCGGCAGCGACCTGAAGTCGCGCGTTGACCGGTCCGCAGGCGGGGCCGGTTGGGGCCTGGCCGTGGTGGCAGCCATCGCCGTGGGACGGGAAGGCCTGGAAACGGCCCTCTTCCTGTGGGCGGCGGCCAAGGCCACCGGTGAGACCACCCAGCCACTGCTGGGCGCCCTGCTTGGCCTGGCAACCGCGGCCGGCCTGGGCTACCTGCTGCACCGCGGCGTCCTGAAGGTCAATCTCTCCCGCTTTTTCACCTGGACCGGCGCCGCCCTGATCGTCATCGCCGGCGGCGTGCTGTCCTACGGCGTCCATGATCTTCAGGAGGCCCGGCTCCTTCCGGGCCTGCACTCCCTGGCGTTCGATATCAGCGCCACGGTACCGCTGTCGTCCTGGTACGGCACCCTGCTCAAGGGCACCCTGAACTTCTCCCCGGCTACCACCTGGCTGGAAGCCGCGGCGTGGCTTGTGTACGTACTGCCCGTGCTGTTCCTCTACCTGCGCACGCACTTCACGTCGGTGCCGCCAGGCAGGACCATGGCCGGCAACAACCACGCCGCCAAAGCCCCGGCCGCTGCCTGACCGACTGCTTGACCGCCAAAAGACCTCCGCACCCGCACCCAAAGGACAACCCAATGCCCGGCTTCACCCTGCCCAAAACACCCCGGTACGTCTTCCGAAACAAGCCCGCCGCCCTTGCTGCCGCCGTCGTGGCCGTCCCTCTGCTCCTCACCGGCTGCACGGACAACACCAAGGCAGCGGACACCTCGGGTGGCGCCATCGAGGTTGTCAGCTCAAATACCGAGTGCAAGGTCTCGGCCGGCAGCGTGCCCAGCGGAAACCTCAGCTTCTCCGTGAAGAACGAGGGCACGGAGGTCACCGAGTTCTACCTGCTGGCAGCGGACGGGCTGCGCATCCTGGGCGAGGTGGAGAACATCGGCCCCGGCCTGACCCGCAACCTGGTGGTCACCGCCCCGGCAGGCACCTACACGACAGCCTGCAAGCCGGGCATGGAAGGCGACGGGATCAGGGGCGCCCTGGAAGTCACCCAGTCCGGAAACCAGCCGTCGGCCGACACGGACTTCCAGCACCTCCTGGACACCGCCACCGGGCAGTACGCCTCCTACGTCAAGGACCAGAGCGAGCAGCTGCTCACCGGCACCCAGCAGTTCGCCGCCGCCTTCGCGGCCGGCAACGCGGAGGAGGCGCGCTCCCTGTACGCGGCAACGCGCCAGCACTGGGAACGGATCGAGCCCGTGGCCGAGTCCTTTGGGGACCTGGACCCGCAACTTGATGCCCGTGAAGCCGATCTCGAACCGGGCCAGGAGTGGACCGGCTGGCACCGTGCCGAGAAGGACCTGTTCCCGCCGGCGGACTACACGGCGTTGACGGCAGCGGAACGGTCCTCGATCGCAGACCGGATGGTGGCCGACACCAAGGACCTGGTGGAGCGCACCCGCACCCTGGAGATTTCCGCGGACATGCTGGGCAACGGCGCCAAGGAACTGCTGGACGAGGTTGCCACCGGAAAGGTGACCGGGGAGGAGGAGATCTGGTCGCACACGGATCTTTGGGACTTCCAGGCGAACGTCGACGGCGCCCGCATCGCCTTCGAAAGCCTGAAGCCTGCTTTGCTTCGGAAGGACGCTGCCCTGGCCTCCTCCCTGGATGAGAAATTCGCCGCACTGCAGGCGGAGCTGGCCACGCACGCCCAGGGCACTGGCTTCGCCTCCTACGACAAGCTGGCCCCTGAGCAGGTCCAGCGGCTGGCGTCACTGGTTGACGCGCTCGGCGAACCGCTGTCCCGGCTGACGGCGGCGGTGGTCCTGTGACCGGCTGCCCCTTTGGCGGCCGGCCGCCGGAGGCCTCCGCGCCGGATGAACCTGCCGCTTCACCTGGGGCGGCGCAGGATGGCGGGGACCGGGAACAGCCGACGGCGGGAGCCCGCCTAAGCAGGCGCGGCCTGTTTGGCATCGCCGGACTGGGCGGTGCGGCAGCGGGGCTCGCCGCAGGCTTCCTGGGGCACGACGCCGTGGCCGCCTCTGCCGCGCCGCCGGCCGCCGACAGCCCGGTGGTCCCCTTCCACGGCCACCACCAGGCCGGCATTACCACCCCCGCCCAGGACCGCCTGCACATGGCCGCGTTCGACGTCACCACGACGAAGCGTGAGGAACTGGTCCAGCTGCTCAAGGACTGGACGCGGGCTGCGGAAGCACTGACCGAGGGCCGCCCTGCGGGCGCAACCGGCGCCGTGGACGGACCCTATGGTGCCCCTCCGGAGGACACCGGCGAGGCGCTGGACCTCAACGCGGGAAAGCTGACCCTGACCTTCGGCTTCGGCGCCGGCCTGTTCGAAAAGGACGGCGTGGCCCGCTTCGGACTGGAAGGACGCCGGCCCGAGGCCCTGGCCGACCTGCCGCACTTCCCCGGCGAGGACCTGGACCCCGCCCGCAGCGGCGGCGACCTGGTGGTGCAGGCCTGCGCGGACGACCCCCAGGTGGCGGTGCACGCCATCCGAAACCTGGCACGGATCGGCTTCGGCAAGGTGCGGGTCAGGTGGTCCCAGCTGGGCTTCGGCCGGACATCGTCCACGTCCCGCACGCAGGAGACCCCGCGGAACCTCTTCGGGTTCAAGGACGGCACCAACAACCTGAAGGTGGAGGACCAGCAACTGCTGGACCAGCATGTGTGGGCAGCGGCCGCCCGGCCCCAGGATGCCTGGATGACAGGCGGCAGCTACCTGGTGGCCCGCCGGATCCGCATGCACATCGAGATCTGGGACCGCACGTCCCTGGGCGAACAGGAAGGCCTGATCGGCCGGACCAAGGGAACGGGTGCACCCCTGTCCGGCGGCGGGGAGTTCACCGAGCCCGATTTCGCGCGGCAGGGCAAGGGCGGAAAACCCCTGATCCCCCTCGATTCCCACATGCGGATGGCACATCCCAGCCAGAACAGCGGCGTGCG
Protein-coding regions in this window:
- the efeB gene encoding iron uptake transporter deferrochelatase/peroxidase subunit, encoding MFGIAGLGGAAAGLAAGFLGHDAVAASAAPPAADSPVVPFHGHHQAGITTPAQDRLHMAAFDVTTTKREELVQLLKDWTRAAEALTEGRPAGATGAVDGPYGAPPEDTGEALDLNAGKLTLTFGFGAGLFEKDGVARFGLEGRRPEALADLPHFPGEDLDPARSGGDLVVQACADDPQVAVHAIRNLARIGFGKVRVRWSQLGFGRTSSTSRTQETPRNLFGFKDGTNNLKVEDQQLLDQHVWAAAARPQDAWMTGGSYLVARRIRMHIEIWDRTSLGEQEGLIGRTKGTGAPLSGGGEFTEPDFARQGKGGKPLIPLDSHMRMAHPSQNSGVRMLRRGYNYTDGSDGLGHLDAGLFFIAFVTDPRTHYVPMQMAMAKGDTLAVEYLKHTGSGLFAVPGGVKPGGFIGEGLFA
- the efeO gene encoding iron uptake system protein EfeO — protein: MPGFTLPKTPRYVFRNKPAALAAAVVAVPLLLTGCTDNTKAADTSGGAIEVVSSNTECKVSAGSVPSGNLSFSVKNEGTEVTEFYLLAADGLRILGEVENIGPGLTRNLVVTAPAGTYTTACKPGMEGDGIRGALEVTQSGNQPSADTDFQHLLDTATGQYASYVKDQSEQLLTGTQQFAAAFAAGNAEEARSLYAATRQHWERIEPVAESFGDLDPQLDAREADLEPGQEWTGWHRAEKDLFPPADYTALTAAERSSIADRMVADTKDLVERTRTLEISADMLGNGAKELLDEVATGKVTGEEEIWSHTDLWDFQANVDGARIAFESLKPALLRKDAALASSLDEKFAALQAELATHAQGTGFASYDKLAPEQVQRLASLVDALGEPLSRLTAAVVL
- the efeU gene encoding iron uptake transporter permease EfeU; this encodes MTANYLIGLREGLEATLVVVLLMAYLAKTDRRHLIPRLWTGVAAAVAVSVGFGALLTFGPKGLTFEAQEAIGGSLSILAVGLVTWMVFWMARTARTLGSDLKSRVDRSAGGAGWGLAVVAAIAVGREGLETALFLWAAAKATGETTQPLLGALLGLATAAGLGYLLHRGVLKVNLSRFFTWTGAALIVIAGGVLSYGVHDLQEARLLPGLHSLAFDISATVPLSSWYGTLLKGTLNFSPATTWLEAAAWLVYVLPVLFLYLRTHFTSVPPGRTMAGNNHAAKAPAAA